The following is a genomic window from Numida meleagris isolate 19003 breed g44 Domestic line chromosome 25, NumMel1.0, whole genome shotgun sequence.
TGCGAGCATCGGCGCTGCCTAGGATGGGAGAGCCTGGAGACAGAGCAAGGAGCAGCCCTGGAAATCAGGGCACCAGCTGGGAGagcccagagctctgcacacAGTGACCCGGGCCCATGGCACAGGCAGCGCTGGGCAGCGCTGGGCAGTGATGGGCAGTGATGGGCATCAATGTGAGTCAATGGGCAGCAATGGGCAGCAGTGGGAGTCAATGAGCAGCaatgggcagtgctgggcatcAGTGGACAGCAATGGGAGTCAATGGGCAGCAATGGGCAGTGCTGNNNNNNNNNNNNNNNNNNNNNNNNNNNNNNNNNNNNNNNNNNNNNNNNNNNNNNNNNNNNNNNNNNNNNNNNNNNNNNNNNNNNNNNNNNNNNNNNNNNNNNNNNNNNNNNNNNNNNNNNNNNNNNNNNNNNNNNNNNNNNNNNNNNNNNCAGCaatgggcagtgctgggcatcAATGGGCAGCAATGGGAGTCAATGGGCAGCaatgggcagtgctgggcatcAATGGGCAGCAGTGGGAGTCAGTAGGCAGCAACAGGCAGTGGTGAACAGTGCTGGGTAGATCTGGGCATCAatgggcagcactgggaagTGTTGGGCAGCAGTGGGCATCAATGGGCAGTGATGAGCAGCAATGGGTAGTGCTGGGCATCAGTGGGAGTCAATGGGCAGCGTTGGGTAGTGCTGGCCATCAACAGACATCAGTGGGCAGTGATTGGCAGTGCTCAGCATCCATGAGCAGcgctgggaggtgctgggcaTCAATGGGCATCAATGGGCATCAATGGGCATCAATGGCATcagtgggcagtgctgggcagcgTTGCTGCTGCCGCCAGTGAGCACAGGGACAGGACCACCCTTGGCACCGCCTCATTAACCCCCCGTGTCTGAATGAATGTTATTGGTGTCAAATTAACTCCAGCGCGTCTGATCCTCCCTGGGCTTTGCACGCCCCAAGAATTGAGATTTCTAATAAATCCAAGCTCCCGAGCTTCATTTGCCAGCGCTGCCTTCCACGGGGCAGGTTCACAGGGGAACGTGGTTCTGTAATTATTGCACAGGGCTTGGTATTAATCGCACCTATCAAAGATGCAGAACACGGCTAGGACCTCATTAAAGACTGTCATCGTGCTAATTAGGTAGGTCTCATACTTAATAACGGGGAACTATTTCATGGCAGTTCCatgaaaaaagaggagaaaaagccaTTATCATTTCAGGAAAAGTCCCTGGAGAAGTGAAATGGTAATTCACAAATCCTCCCCCCATCTATTAGCAAATCCTGCTCCGGAGACAAAAAGGGGTAGGGCGTCTGGCTCGGCTGATATCCTTATTGTCTGAGTGCCTCTTAAggaatattaattaaatatattctttttctcccaaGAACGTGGAGATGCAGCTACACTGACTTGCGATTTTCAAGTGGCTGTTTGAAGCCTGGATCACACTCAAGTTGTCACTGTGAACACCCCGGAAAATCCTATTGCAATGCAAAATTCCCTTTGGAGGTACACTCAGGGGGCAGAGAGggcagaaatgcagcagggGCAGCGCTGGGCGTGGGGtcagctgcctgcacagccaAGGAAAGGGGGGAATTTGGTTGTTGGTGCCGGAAAGAGCTGTTGTGCTGCGTTCTGCTGTTTTGTGTTCTTGCTGCTTATAGGAAGCTCCTTCTCTTTGCTGGTGGGAAAGGACTGAGGGGGACTGGGGGGGGGTGTGTCTGTAATAAACAGGATGGGTTAGTGCTAAATAAAAGgcttcaaaagcagcttttcagcaCTCAGAGAAATGGGAGGCAAAACAATCAGACCTAAAGCCCgtaaggaaggaaaacaaaagctgcttgCAACTCAGGTTCCTGAAaaagtgctgagcagagctgtcagaTGCTGACCCGCTCTTCTCTCCTTGTATGGGCAGAAGCAGGGCTTGCCTTGTGCCTATATTTAATTTCTGAGGGGGAAAATATTTCTCCCTCCATGCCTCTGCTCCACCGGCCTGTGCGTCCAAGGGAGCTGACAGAGGACTAGAGCTGCACGTttgaaaaaacaacactgctgCTCGCGCTCCTAAACTTGGAGTGAGCAGAACAGGTTTTTGCAACCCAACACCACGGCACGCAGCCATGCactgagccctgcagcccctcaggACGTGTCCCCAGTGGGATGGGACCTGCAGGCACATGCATGACCCCAGCCCCAAGCCCCCACGTTGGGGTTCGGGTTGGGGGGCTGAGGCTGACACGCATGGGGTGGACACTGGCACCACGACACAGAGCGCTCCGTGTAGGGACGATGCTGCTTTATTGGTTGCTCTTGGAGAGCGGGATGCTGAAGAACTTGGTTCTTTCAGGGCGGGGGTTTGTACACCACAGCATAAGAAACAAAACGATAACAAAGGTCTCTTGCAAAATTGTGTCACAGTGCAACGATAACAAGAAACATCCGTGGCAACGCTGCGTCTCGGAGTGACCCCTGGGAGAAGAGAGCGGGGAAAGAGGCAAAGCTGCTGCAAGTGGCCAATGCCACAGCAATCCCAGCAAGGAtcccatcctgctgctctgtctgcagGGGAAGGAGTGCACTGTGGGTGCAGTGGAGATGCAGCTTGGGTGGAAAAAACAGCTGGAACGAGCAGAGCTGGGATCCAACACCTGCGCTGGGCGACCGTCCGAGTATTGCCGTCTTCTGAATGCAgaatttcccttcctttcacaGAAGTCCTCTGGGGTCACTGTTGGAATTGCCAGGCTCGTAACCCAGTTTTAAGTGCACGCAAGCAGgagaagatttttcttaaaaaattatatatatatttgcacactcatacacacacgcacacagtgaactttgtgctgcagctgtttcAACCCGAGGTGACCTGAATCTGCTGTCACGAGCCGGGCTCCGGGAGCTGGCTCACCCCAAACGCTGCCAAAGATGCCAATGGTTTTCACAGACAGCCCCTGAGGACTCTGCATGGGGCTGAGCCAGCAGAGATGCCGTGTGCTGATGGCCAAAGCCACAGCTCACTCCACAGGGACCTCTGCCTGCTCGGTCCTGGCAGGGAACAGCACGTGGCCTCAGCCCCCGGTGGGGAAGATGCCTGGGGGAGCCTGGGGCACCGACCAACTCAGACCCAAACAGCTGTATTGATATCAAACCCAGACTGGGTGTAGTCTATGGTATCATGGACTTTCTTGGTGCCCATTTTAGGTTTCTCGATATGGCTTTCCACTTTTGGGCACCTCTCCGCTTTGCTGTGATGGTTCTGGATGTTGCCGTGAAGTGGGAAGTAAAAAGTCCCCTTGagtttgtttgtctttttggGTCTCTTGGAAATCTCGGGCTGCTTGTCTTCAGGTGGCAGCCAGCAAGGCTTCTCCTTGAGAAGCCGATCCCGGTCTGGCCGGACGCTCCTCAGGAACTTCTTGAAGATGTTGGCTGTGAGAGAGAActtcctgcagagctcctgggaCCTGCCAGCAGACAGCGATGCTTCGCTCTTCTCCCCCTTCTTGTCCAGCTCCGGCAGGTCCAACCAGTTCCCAACCAGGTCTGCGAAGATGTTATCCCCCAGGACCAGGGGCTGCCGGTTTCTGCTCTGGGACATGAGGGAGGACGTCCAGTCACGGCTGTCATCGCACACCGGCCACCCCCCGGCCGTGCCCTGGCTGCTGCGCTCAGACGTCCTGGGATGCGCACGCTCTGTTCTGTCTGGAGCTGGGGAAGGTCCCTTGGTGCGGGAGCTGTCCTGGCCGCAGGAGCtcctggaggaggaagaggaggaggaagaggggatgACTCCGAGGTGGCCGCTTTCTGGGAGCGAGGTGGGACGGTGAGATGCCGGCTGTGGCACAGTGCACGTGAAGGatgaggggctgcagcccccagcccctgcccggCCCTGCGGCCGCTCCTCCGGCCCCGCCGTGCCGCCCCGGCAGCGCTGGTGCTgctcagggatggggcttcGACCCCCGGAgatctccagctgctccagagCTGCTTGGACCTGGAGCAGCTTTAGCTCCTGCAGCGCGCCCATCATGCAGTTCATCTGCTGGTGCAGCCCGTCGCCCACCTCCTTCATGGACAGCTGCGGGGAAGAAGCAGGCACCGGTCAGAGACTGGGAGCCGAGAGCAGGAACGCCGccccaaaaagcagcagagctccctcccctgccctcccctcaTCCGAACGCTGCACGGAACGGCCATCGGATACGTCTCAAATTCCCCAGGGCTCTTAAAGCGTTTAAAAATAAGCTGGACCCTCCAGAAATAAGAGGAGCTGACAGAAGAAGTGGGGTGTTTTGACctgacaacaaaaacaaagcgTTGGGAGATGGCAGGGATCGCCTGGCAGAGCCCCAAGGCgcggagctgggagcagcccggCCGCCCGCAGCTggagcctgagctgctgcttttgttcccTCCTCGCTGTGCAGCAAACAAACGGAAATCGGGAGTGGGAATAATGAGGGGACCGCGCCTTCCCCTGAGAACTGTTCCTTTACCCAAAGTGCCACGCTAAATGAAATCCTAGCGAGGATCACACATTGCTACATTACACCTATTCGGGTCCGAATTCTCTCCTTACAGGCACTTCTCACTGGAGGACAAAGAAGTGTCAACGCACTTGAAATTTTGGAGGAAACGTCAAACAAACTCCAAACTCATTTCCAGGAAGACGGCAACCCCTTGGATTCCCACGCTAAGAACattagcagcagctctgcctcatCCCTGAAATTTGCTACGAGGAATTAACTTCCCACGTTAGGCTTGAAAAACTCAAGTCATTTTTTCGGAGCTTCTACATTCCCGTCTTCTTTTGCTCTGTTGCTTTCTCTTTAGGTAGGATCTGGATCACAttcccagagctgtgccatAAAACAAATGGGCGACGCTTTCCAACAGCTGCCACTgaggggaggggatgggaaggagagggagagcagcaggggaCGGGGCTGGAGGTGCAGACGTTGCATCCATGCAAGGTGTTTTGCAGAGGAGATTAGCGCTGTCTAGGAAAAGCTTTAGCCTACGCTGTCAGAAACAAACTCTTTTAAAGgctcactgcattttttttctgtgcagccaTAGGTCTTGTAAGCTTAAGGTGAAGAAGGACAGCTGTATCTTCTGTTCAGCTTCACCATCTCCAGCTTTACCTTTTCGCCTCTCCTTCATTTTTGCTAAATGAATTCAATTCTTTGctctatttccatttctgcacCCAGGTCTGAGCTTTACACCAGAGCAGCCATCTAAAGCTTTGCTCCTCTGTGACAACCCAAGCCCAAAAGCAGCAAGCTCCACA
Proteins encoded in this region:
- the FAM212B gene encoding PAK4-inhibitor INKA2 isoform X1, translated to MKEVGDGLHQQMNCMMGALQELKLLQVQAALEQLEISGGRSPIPEQHQRCRGGTAGPEERPQGRAGAGGCSPSSFTCTVPQPASHRPTSLPESGHLGVIPSSSSSSSSRSSCGQDSSRTKGPSPAPDRTERAHPRTSERSSQGTAGGWPVCDDSRDWTSSLMSQSRNRQPLVLGDNIFADLVGNWLDLPELDKKGEKSEASLSAGRSQELCRKFSLTANIFKKFLRSVRPDRDRLLKEKPCWLPPEDKQPEISKRPKKTNKLKGTFYFPLHGNIQNHHSKAERCPKVESHIEKPKMGTKKVHDTIDYTQSGFDINTAVWV
- the FAM212B gene encoding PAK4-inhibitor INKA2 isoform X2: MEHHLRRLKQELLSMKEVGDGLHQQMNCMMGALQELKLLQVQAALEQLEISGGRSPIPEQHQRCRGGTAGPEERPQGRAGAGGCSPSSFTCTVPQPASHRPTSLPESGHLGVIPSSSSSSSSRSSCGQDSSRTKGPSPAPDRTERAHPRTSERSSQGTAGGWPVCDDSRDWTSSLMSQSRNRQPLVLGDNIFADLVGNWLDLPELDKKGEKSEASLSAGRSQELCRKFSLTANIFKKFLRSVRPDRDRLLKEKPCWLPPEDKQPEISKRPKKTNKLKGTFYFPLHGNIQNHHSKAERCPKVESHIEKPKMGTKKVHDTIDYTQSGFDINTAVWV